One Chroicocephalus ridibundus chromosome 22, bChrRid1.1, whole genome shotgun sequence DNA window includes the following coding sequences:
- the TNFAIP8L1 gene encoding tumor necrosis factor alpha-induced protein 8-like protein 1 has protein sequence MDTFSTKNLALQAQKKLLSKMATKTIANVFIDDTSSEILDELYRATKEYTHNRKEAQKIIKNLIKIVMKLGVLYRNGQFNPEELLVMERFRKKVHTLAMTAVSFHQIDFTFDRRVMSGVLTECRDLLHQAVNGHLTAKSHSRINHVFNHFADYEFLSALYGPSEPYRTHLKRICEGVNKMLEEDNI, from the coding sequence ATGGACACCTTCAGCACCAAGAACCTGGCCCTGCAGGCCCAGAAGAAGCTCTTGAGCAAGATGGCTACTAAGACCATAGCCAACGTCTTCATTGATGACACCAGCAGCGAGATCTTGGATGAGCTCTACCGGGCCACCAAGGAGTACACCCACAACCGCAAAGAGGCCCAGAAGATCATCAAAAACCTCATCAAGATCGTCATGAAGTTGGGCGTGCTCTACCGTAATGGGCAGTTCAACCCTGAGGAGCTGCTGGTGATGGAGCGCTTCCGCAAGAAGGTGCATACCTTGGCCATGACAGCCGTCAGCTTCCACCAGATAGACTTCACCTTCGACCGCAGGGTCATGTCGGGTGTGCTGACGGAGTGCCGGGACCTGCTGCACCAGGCTGTCAACGGCCACCTGACAGCCAAATCCCACTCCCGCATCAACCATGTCTTCAATCACTTTGCGGACTACGAGTTCCTTTCGGCTCTCTACGGGCCGTCTGAGCCCTACCGCACCCACCTGAAGAGGATCTGTGAAGGGGTCAACAagatgctggaggaggacaaCATATGA
- the MYDGF gene encoding myeloid-derived growth factor yields the protein MAAGAPAERSRPAMIPPARRSQGFLSKMAAPSGRSGRRLWAALVPAALLCLAGRAAEEPSTADFDVRPGGEVHSFSRSLGDYTCTFTYSAQGGTNEQWQMNIGVSEDNQLFSCSVWRPQGKSYLFFTQFKAEVKGAKIEYAMAYSQAAVGGQSDVPLKQEEFEITETTVSHREGKFRFELSKLMIVAKTPRDEL from the exons atggccgccggggCGCCCGCCGAGCGGTCGCGGCCCGCCATGATCCCTCCCGCCCGCCGTAGCCAGGGCTTCCTttccaagatggcggcgcccagcGGGAGGAGCGGCCGGCGGCTGTGGGCCGCGCTGGTGCCCGCCGCCCTGCTGTGCctggcgggccgggccgcggaggAGCCGAGCACGGCCGACTTCGACGTGCGGCCCGGCGGGGAGGTTCACTCCTTCTCCCGGAGCCTG GGGGATTACACCTGCACCTTCACATACTCAGCTCAGGGAGGAACGAACGAG caaTGGCAGATGAACATTGGAGTCAGCGAAGACAACCAGCTCTTCTCCTGCTCTGTCTGGAG gCCCCAGGGGAAGTCTTATCTCTTCTTTACCCAGTTTAAAGCCGAAGTGAAAGGAGCCAAGATAGAGTATGCCATGGCTTAC TCTCAAGCTGCAGTGGGTGGACAAAGTGACGTCCCCTTAAAACAGGAAGAATTTGAAATCACCGAAACAACAG tgTCTCACAGGGAAGGCAAGTTCCGTTTTGAACTATCCAAACTCATGATTGTAGCAAAAACGCCCCGTGACGAGCTGTGA
- the LOC134526324 gene encoding procathepsin L-like isoform X2: MAMLLGLLLALLGCTAALDPALEEAWEGWKSLHAKEYPGEAEAARREVWEKNLRRIQQHNLEESQGQHAFRLAMNHYGDLTDEEFNQLLNGFTPMWQEEPALLFQPSVALKTPAQVDWRAKGYVTPVKNQGHCGSCWAFSATGALEGLVFNRTGKLVVLSEQNLIDCSRKLGNNGCHGGYMTRAFQYVHDNGGLNSEHIYPYMATDTSSCRYDPRDRAANCSAISLVAQGSEAALEQAVAAVGPVSVAVDASSFYFHFYKSGIFSSMFCSQRVNHGMLAVGYGMSQEHGRNVSYWILKNSWSEVWGEQGYIRLLKGADNHCGVASQASFPVL, translated from the exons atggccatgctgctggggctgctgctggcgctgctgggctGCACCGCGGCGCTGGATCCTGCCCTGGAGGAGGCCTGGGAAGGGTGGAAGAGCCTCCATGCCAAGGAGTACCCAGGG GAGGCCGAGGCCGCCCGCCGGGAGGTCTGGGAGAAGAACCTGCGGCGCATCCAGCAGCACAACCTGGAGGAGTCGCAGGGGCAGCACGCCTTCCGCCTGGCCATGAACCACTACGGTGACCTG ACGGATGAGGAGTTTAACCAGCTACTCAATGGCTTCACCCCGATGTGGCAGGAGGAGCCGGCGCTGCTCTTCCAGCCTTCGGTGGCCCTGAAGACCCCGGCGCAGGTGGACTGGCGAGCGAAGGGCTATGTGACGCCTGTGAAGAACCAG GGGCACTGCGGGTCATGCTGGGCGTTCAGTGCCACGGGGGCTTTGGAGGGGCTCGTCTTCAACCGGACGGGGAAGCTGGTAGTGCTGAGTGAGCAGAACCTCATCGACTGCTCCCGAAAGCTGGGCAACAACGGCTGCCACGGCGGCTACATGACCCGCGCCTTCCAGTACGTGCACGACAATGGTGGCTTGAACTCGGAGCACATCTACCCCTACATGGCCACG gaCACCTCCAGCTGCCGGTACGACCCGCGGGACAGGGCGGCCAACTGCTCCGCCATCTCTCTGGTGGCCCAGGGCAGCGAGGCGGCGCTGGAGCAGGCGGTGGCGGCTGTGGGCCCCGTCTCCGTGGCGGTGGATGCCAGCAGCTTCTACTTCCACTTCTACAAGTCTG GCATCTTCAGCAGCATGTTTTGCAGCCAGCGGGTGAACCATGGGATGCTGGCCGTGGGTTACGGCATGAGCCAGGAGCATGGGCGCAACGTGAGCTACTGGATCTTAAAGAACAG CTGGTCGGAGGTGTGGGGTGAGCAGGGCTACATCCGCCTGCTGAAGGGCGCTGACAACCACTGCGGGGTGGCCAGCCAGGCCAGCTTCCCTGTGCTGTGA
- the LOC134526324 gene encoding procathepsin L-like isoform X1 — MLGAMAMLLGLLLALLGCTAALDPALEEAWEGWKSLHAKEYPGEAEAARREVWEKNLRRIQQHNLEESQGQHAFRLAMNHYGDLTDEEFNQLLNGFTPMWQEEPALLFQPSVALKTPAQVDWRAKGYVTPVKNQGHCGSCWAFSATGALEGLVFNRTGKLVVLSEQNLIDCSRKLGNNGCHGGYMTRAFQYVHDNGGLNSEHIYPYMATDTSSCRYDPRDRAANCSAISLVAQGSEAALEQAVAAVGPVSVAVDASSFYFHFYKSGIFSSMFCSQRVNHGMLAVGYGMSQEHGRNVSYWILKNSWSEVWGEQGYIRLLKGADNHCGVASQASFPVL, encoded by the exons ATG CTGGGTGCcatggccatgctgctggggctgctgctggcgctgctgggctGCACCGCGGCGCTGGATCCTGCCCTGGAGGAGGCCTGGGAAGGGTGGAAGAGCCTCCATGCCAAGGAGTACCCAGGG GAGGCCGAGGCCGCCCGCCGGGAGGTCTGGGAGAAGAACCTGCGGCGCATCCAGCAGCACAACCTGGAGGAGTCGCAGGGGCAGCACGCCTTCCGCCTGGCCATGAACCACTACGGTGACCTG ACGGATGAGGAGTTTAACCAGCTACTCAATGGCTTCACCCCGATGTGGCAGGAGGAGCCGGCGCTGCTCTTCCAGCCTTCGGTGGCCCTGAAGACCCCGGCGCAGGTGGACTGGCGAGCGAAGGGCTATGTGACGCCTGTGAAGAACCAG GGGCACTGCGGGTCATGCTGGGCGTTCAGTGCCACGGGGGCTTTGGAGGGGCTCGTCTTCAACCGGACGGGGAAGCTGGTAGTGCTGAGTGAGCAGAACCTCATCGACTGCTCCCGAAAGCTGGGCAACAACGGCTGCCACGGCGGCTACATGACCCGCGCCTTCCAGTACGTGCACGACAATGGTGGCTTGAACTCGGAGCACATCTACCCCTACATGGCCACG gaCACCTCCAGCTGCCGGTACGACCCGCGGGACAGGGCGGCCAACTGCTCCGCCATCTCTCTGGTGGCCCAGGGCAGCGAGGCGGCGCTGGAGCAGGCGGTGGCGGCTGTGGGCCCCGTCTCCGTGGCGGTGGATGCCAGCAGCTTCTACTTCCACTTCTACAAGTCTG GCATCTTCAGCAGCATGTTTTGCAGCCAGCGGGTGAACCATGGGATGCTGGCCGTGGGTTACGGCATGAGCCAGGAGCATGGGCGCAACGTGAGCTACTGGATCTTAAAGAACAG CTGGTCGGAGGTGTGGGGTGAGCAGGGCTACATCCGCCTGCTGAAGGGCGCTGACAACCACTGCGGGGTGGCCAGCCAGGCCAGCTTCCCTGTGCTGTGA